gacaagaaaaaggactcttgattcaatcagatttaagcttaaatcaaaaggaaatccgctcaaattaagaggcttggtttaagcttaaatctgattgaatcaagagtattttttcttgtcgatgtttttaggagtctggactctagatccgatgtgtttatttttttccccagtgtggagtgattttctccaaaatcagACATGCTctaattttatctttatttcttcttatttttcctcctctttacGTTACCGACAGAATTTCACCCTTCCCATATCACGTGCGTTTTATGACAAGAGCATCAAACTGTTTCCCGTATCCTTTTTagatcgcaaaaaaaaaattattcactcCAATGCTCCCTAACGCCCAAACTCCCATAAGATGTTTCAAGCTAAAATTAGGGGATTGTAAAGTTACACAATTCCAGATTCTCTCCTGTACTTTCATGTACTAAGTCATGCTCCAAAGGTGAATTTTTATGGACAAATCGATGCTAATGATAAAAATACACCTGAATCCAAATCTGGCTCGGGTCCTATGTATGGCACAATCACATCTTCTTCTTTCCACGTTCCATTGTGAGCGTTCACGACCATAAATAGCAAATACTGACTATCGGAGTAATCAACCCGAGCAGGGAAATCAGCATCTGAAGAAATGAAATTCTAGTTGGATCCTATGTAAGAAAACTATTTGGTATGAAAAGCTTTTGtagaacaaaaatatttacttcgATGGGTCCATTACTCTTACGTCAAAAAATGATATGAaaagcttggaggacaaggcgcataagtggagtttttgctattccgaggaatacgtgtttggagttacaaaattacatggatcctaatggcgggaagaaagttcaaactgattttttggtgcttaaaaattggaaatagggagcgaatttttcacagaatatgcattaagactagttttacttggatGTCATTCAATATACagtatctcagttttttttcaaaaactgcacttatgcgccttgtcctccaagctcctcatatcaacggtgtaagtcggcaatcacataactcggtttccGACGTCCGaagaattcctgtcatactttattttttaaacggaaatctacacaacggcaattcttttaaactgatgatttttcctctctacgcaaagaaaattctgcaaaaacttcaaggaatgatgtcaatttgttcttttttacaaaataacataaaggcggagatttatagacactgcaaacgagatatgtgattgccgacttacaccgtcgatatgtgattcTCTCCGTCTGCATCCATAAATTCAATGTACCTATGAGAAGGTACACGGCAAGGAGGCTGGCGTGGTGCGACAAGGAACTCCGTAAGTAACTTACGAGTCGCTCCCTTCCAAATATACTCACTACGGAATCATTATCAATTATTTGTACATCACATTTCCATAGCATTCTATTATACTATCTATTCATTGCAACTTCTGGTTGCTTGTCAAAAGAGACAGAGTTTCTTAAGGACATTTCAGAGAAATTGCTCTTACGTTCATGAATTGAAACACACAAATAAATGGATCTATTGTTAGCAAGAGATTCAGCCGATTGAGTAGACTCTTGTAAGATGAAGTTATGGACGATGGCCATAtcaaaaagtctaaaattcgagatcaaattgaaataaaagaagaaaaaatcgatgAGCAgcctagagcagagcattgacgcgcctcgcgccatagcgccttcaattttgcagacgcaacatggacatccatcaagcacgaatagttgtatctctgcgccgtcatcaaagcgcatGCTTTCTTTGTGCTCCATATCCAAGTTCTCGTTTAAAATTGAACGCTAAAGAGTAGATTCCAGACTTTTTATGTGCGTttccatcgtgatttttgtgtgGTTTTAGCATCAGGAAGTCTACCCACTTGACGGTAAATCTTGCGTGCAACAAAACCATTGTTCCTGTGAAATAACAGGGAAGATCCAAATTCAACACGCATGAATAGTTTGATTATGAATGCGGACTGTGGATGAGCACTCCTTTATTAAACAGGGATGCTCCTTTATCATCAcgacctcaatttttaagagcttttttagaTCTTAAGAGTTGATTTTAATCCAAACGAATGACACTAACGTATTTCATCCAAATTTTACGTGGTTTTATACGGAAAAATACCAACATATGGTTgaaaaccttttgattttcCTAATGCGTGCTGCTCAGCTATGCACACGGTGGTCATTCCGTTAAGCTACTTAATGGTCATATGAGCAGCGCTCGCCACCGACTTCGAGGACCATTAACACGAACGCAATTGGAGGTTGACTATCTTCCCAAGAAACTCTGTGATTTATATTTTGGATTACTGTGGTCATTATGATTTCAGAGCACTCGGACAAAAGCAGACTCCACAATGAAACAAAGTCTGACTATTTAAACCGTCTCACTCGCACTCGAACACTGAAGAGCTCCGCACAGTTgagagaaattcaatgatcaaatcAGAGATTTCACCATTAAGATTGAAAAATCATACCTGCAATAATTAAAGTGTAGTAATATTCTCCTCCGTCAGGCCATGTAATCATTTTGGGCTCAAATAGCATATCATCTGGTCGCAGATAGACTCCTAAGTCTACAATGGTTTCATCCTCATACAAAACCTAAAAAGACCGTCACAAAATATATTTCTTAGTGTATAAGCTGGTGATTTTTATGATGCGGCAGCTTTAAGGAGCTACAAGACCTGCCGAGGGCATTATAGAAAAAGGAACCCCTTATAAATTTGTTTTaccatttctttcttttatgCTCTTTAAAATATCGCATCGGTAAATATTGCGGgcttaatttaaactttttgtACATACTGATCGAACCATACTGTGGGCTTAGATTATGTTGCAAAGATACACAATACCGAGAGCTCAAATTGCACGCAGTCTCTGAACATACTAAGGggccgggggggagggggagggagtggATAGGGTTGGATAGTTGATGGGTGGAGGTCTcgagtattctgccgtgctgagcaagaacgccgtaaattcagcaagattttcccgcgttttttgaaacttaccactttataaaataaaaactgttttacccatgcaactcaaattttcaggttaagttcttgatagtatttgcgaaagaattctgtgaaaaaaaattgtcccaaggtacacaagtttctCTGCTATGataatggcgtttacggcgtttttgcgttgcacggcagtattgcgtGAAGCATTTTGGTCAACTTTTTTATCCCTCCCCCTCCTATCTATGTAAGACACCTGTAAGACGCCCCTCCCCTCTTTTGAATTATGTAAGGCTGGCTTAAACCCCCTTCGCCTTATTTGTcagaaaataacagaaaaatcCTGACAATAGCTGCGGTAAATTATTATTatggtaaaatattatttttgctcTAAAAGGGAGAGTTACGTAAAACTGAGTTTGACATCCCCTCGTCCCGTCCCAATCTTCGTTAGATCCCGTGAGACAAACTCAAACCCCTCCCCTTCCTAAAAGGCTTACGTAATATTTGAACAACCCCAATTGCACTTCTGCGCAGCTGGTTACAtactactgtgctaaggaaaacgccgtatgaacatttgagagttgccaaattttctccaataaaatctttattttgaaagatagttatgcatatttttccttaaaattttcacatatttcagATTTATCTGCGAataatattgtctgaaaaattggaatacagatattgataacttttccaataaattcgtactttatcgAATGGAGACTTGGGAATGTCTGGTGGctcatatggactacattttgcaattaggaactataaattccggtccggtttaaaaacaacgtatgtgccatttgttttcctatgcacataagtgttttttcagatgagacagaatttatagctccaaattgcaaaatgaagtctatatggtgttcttccttaacaaGGCACATAGCGTTTCGGACTCAAAAGGATGGACTTCCTCGTGTTTGAAGTTTGCATAATTTTAcatgtaaaattaaattgagtACCTCTAGTAAATGCTTCGGTGATTTATCTATGATCATCGGCACGATTTTACACTGCTTCAAGGCGTAGTCGATGCTGAATGGATATACCTCCTTCGGGCCCCAACCGAGCGTAACATTGGGGTCCATAGTCGTTAAGTCCCAATCCTTCTTAGCCCGTGACTGACGAGGTAGTTGGGACCATATCATCGTTGCTAGTAATATGCTGAATACTGGaatacaaaatcaaaaatttacttttctcaAACTCTCATTTAAAATGAACTCAGCTTTTATGAAATTCTAGTGGTATTGATTTCTCGTTTCACTGAGGAAAATAGATTGATCGACATGATATATGAGACCGCTTGTCACGCTTCCTCACCGAAACTTTACACAAATGTTAAATACATTGAAAAGGATAGGTGCCCCTGAAGTCTTCTTCAGCCCTAACATTGCTCAAAAATGTAACGTACTTGAGAACATCCCCACGCAGTCTTTTAATTACcgtttacttatttttttctccccagCTTTCATAAAAAGCATAGGAAGCAAAAAATATCTAAAtcgctgggtgcagaaaaggtatttcttggttgcggtgtctcaaaatctctgccATGTAAAGGAAAAATGATTTAGCTCCTTTGTAGACGGTTTTTCAAGAGCAAGTGCGATCAATGCTGAACATGCAACAATcctttaatttaagtttttgtgtttcaaaatatataCTCACAGCACTCTTGACGAGAAATAAAAACGTACTtggcagaatttttttcctcgtgtAATCGCGCCTGTGTAGAAATTTTATAACACTCTGTTCTACAGTAACTGTCAAAAAGTGATAGACGGTACAATGCCCAACCATCTGAATATTGTTTACATTGTAACCGGTTATTTGAGGTTTATCCATCATGTGTTCTTATGTTTGTTTTATGCAAACAATTTTTAATCACTAAACGAACGTTGCAAGTTAAGTTCACCTCAAAAATGAAAGCCAGCGGTGGATGTCTCACACGATACTAGAAATAATATTTACTATCGAGATCTAATCGACCATTATTAATCTAGTGAATCTCATTAAGTAGCTATTACATCACTCTCCATCGTCCCATAAAGCGAGGCtacatttttactttaaagtcCGAGTGATGATAAGAACCTTTTTAGTCGTTGACAGATCctctaaaaatgaaaacactATTAAACTGATCCAACAGAAGAGAGTAGGGGCTGAAGCCCATTATAC
This window of the Bemisia tabaci chromosome 3, PGI_BMITA_v3 genome carries:
- the LOC109030668 gene encoding phosphatidylethanolamine-binding protein 1 isoform X2, whose translation is MSFWCTNNPLEGLLDLMNRSWMQKLFSILLATMIWSQLPRQSRAKKDWDLTTMDPNVTLGWGPKEVYPFSIDYALKQCKIVPMIIDKSPKHLLEVLYEDETIVDLGVYLRPDDMLFEPKMITWPDGGEYYYTLIIADADFPARVDYSDSQYLLFMVVNAHNGTWKEEDVIVPYIGPEPDLDSGLHRVLHVLYRQPKKLQFDEPRLDENRNNSRRQNFVVRKFTKKYNLGQPHAINFFFVENWDFVDTEPSDLALSGLQAMENSMDLFDEIQMRLENGEEFEDDEEEFK
- the LOC109030668 gene encoding phosphatidylethanolamine-binding protein 1 isoform X3, translated to MQGSSLTNNHSFLFSILLATMIWSQLPRQSRAKKDWDLTTMDPNVTLGWGPKEVYPFSIDYALKQCKIVPMIIDKSPKHLLEVLYEDETIVDLGVYLRPDDMLFEPKMITWPDGGEYYYTLIIADADFPARVDYSDSQYLLFMVVNAHNGTWKEEDVIVPYIGPEPDLDSGLHRVLHVLYRQPKKLQFDEPRLDENRNNSRRQNFVVRKFTKKYNLGQPHAINFFFVENWDFVDTEPSDLALSGLQAMENSMDLFDEIQMRLENGEEFEDDEEEFK
- the LOC109030668 gene encoding putative odorant-binding protein A5 isoform X1, whose translation is MMDKPQITGYNVNNIQMVGHCTVYHFLTVTVEQSVIKFLHRRDYTRKKILPIFSILLATMIWSQLPRQSRAKKDWDLTTMDPNVTLGWGPKEVYPFSIDYALKQCKIVPMIIDKSPKHLLEVLYEDETIVDLGVYLRPDDMLFEPKMITWPDGGEYYYTLIIADADFPARVDYSDSQYLLFMVVNAHNGTWKEEDVIVPYIGPEPDLDSGLHRVLHVLYRQPKKLQFDEPRLDENRNNSRRQNFVVRKFTKKYNLGQPHAINFFFVENWDFVDTEPSDLALSGLQAMENSMDLFDEIQMRLENGEEFEDDEEEFK